In a genomic window of Flavobacteriales bacterium:
- the lpxA gene encoding acyl-ACP--UDP-N-acetylglucosamine O-acyltransferase has translation MSISPLASVHPDARLGSRVTIEPFATIYADVEIGDGTWIGPNAVLMDGARIGKNCRIFPGAVIGAIPQDLKFAGEVTTAEVGDGTTIRECVTINRGTADRLKTAVGSNCLLMAYVHLAHDCIVGSNVVIANSVNLAGHVTIDDWAILEGNVAVQQFIHIGAHSFIAGASLVRKNVPPFVKAAREPLSYVGVNVVGLRRRGFTDEQITRIEDIYREIFVRNSNVERAVLNVMQGMPRSHERGVILDFINNSPKGIMRGLAE, from the coding sequence ATGAGCATCTCACCCCTTGCCTCCGTGCACCCCGATGCCAGGCTCGGCTCGCGGGTCACCATCGAGCCATTCGCCACCATCTATGCCGACGTGGAGATCGGCGATGGCACATGGATCGGTCCCAATGCCGTGCTCATGGATGGCGCGCGCATCGGGAAGAACTGCAGGATCTTCCCCGGCGCCGTGATCGGCGCCATCCCGCAGGACCTGAAATTCGCCGGAGAGGTCACCACGGCCGAAGTGGGCGATGGCACCACCATCCGCGAATGCGTCACCATCAACCGCGGCACGGCCGACCGGCTGAAGACCGCCGTGGGCAGCAATTGCCTGCTGATGGCCTACGTGCACCTGGCGCATGATTGCATCGTGGGCAGTAACGTGGTGATCGCCAACAGCGTGAACCTCGCGGGGCATGTGACGATCGACGACTGGGCCATCCTCGAGGGCAATGTGGCCGTGCAGCAGTTCATCCACATCGGCGCGCACAGCTTCATCGCCGGCGCCTCGCTGGTGCGCAAGAACGTGCCGCCCTTCGTGAAGGCCGCGCGCGAGCCGCTGAGCTACGTGGGCGTGAACGTGGTGGGCCTTCGCCGCCGCGGCTTCACCGATGAGCAGATCACCCGCATCGAGGACATCTACCGCGAGATCTTCGTGCGCAACAGCAACGTGGAGCGCGCCGTGCTGAACGTGATGCAGGGCATGCCGCGCAGCCATGAACGCGGGGTGATCCTTGATTTCATCAACAACAGCCCCAAGGGCATCATGCGCGGGCTGGCTGAGTAG
- a CDS encoding DNA-binding protein: MNITFNELRRIKDSLPDGSIHRIARELDVSVETVWNYFGGYTHPNGKPMGVHLEPGPDGGVVSLDDTRILEIAQRMLTEDHAHA, translated from the coding sequence ATGAACATCACCTTCAACGAGTTGCGTCGGATCAAGGACAGCCTGCCTGATGGGAGCATCCACCGGATAGCGCGTGAACTCGATGTCAGCGTGGAGACGGTTTGGAACTACTTCGGCGGCTACACGCATCCGAACGGCAAACCGATGGGCGTGCATCTGGAGCCGGGACCCGATGGAGGCGTGGTATCGCTTGATGATACCCGCATCCTGGAGATCGCGCAACGGATGCTTACGGAGGATCACGCGCATGCCTGA
- a CDS encoding tail fiber domain-containing protein → MTKTIAGLPNIGIGRIFSRGGTDHSFNIDASSGDLKLFTNGLPRASLYYRQGNTTINGAAFNQTGYFALAGRQQFFDWTSASGSPGPFSRLHLVDGTGSNTPGIYAPTLGFRGWHRNGITITGNSDHMYFGHKYGASNGQGQAVLQWSEGTLDADRQSLSFRFATTPGAGGGAESDEGLEVMRLWPESNTSGYVGVGDFVGAAQNPSERLDLLDRTIRLRNFTDNTYLNNTYDRVLVVNPSDGRVHWRAANTLGIGDCEWTLQGSAGTNSDVATAYLGNTGCPQEDRAVGIGIQQPAYKLDVDHSDEYFQRPGGLRVRVKTDNAGWRYGIDSYVEPMVGGAELEFAAGVLSNLKNVGRSSDGIADGYAVFARHTTDQNLFVRKTHGVHGDAWAAAGTITLAHGGLFTARVTDDGNVSRNYGVYGSATGGAANFSVYGAYPGAGANNWAGYFDGDVTVNGAGYIPGGTWNPSDESLKTNLEPIIGASDVIAALNPMSYEFLVDEHPNAGLPDGYQAGLMIQDVEPLLPHLVRDVAVPALLDSMGNQLAPAETIKAMNYTGLIPYLIGAIKEQQATISAMQEQLAATQQLVANCCANPDGSDQRSSTEVDAEKLTPTQERMLRIAPNPFTDRTTLFCTLERSGRMQLLANSADGRSLLVLSEGQREAGEFQHEWSTENLAPGVYYITLLLDGEPVVKRAVKVGR, encoded by the coding sequence ATGACGAAGACGATTGCGGGTCTGCCGAACATTGGTATCGGAAGGATCTTCAGCCGGGGCGGCACGGACCATAGCTTCAACATCGATGCATCTTCCGGCGATCTGAAGCTCTTCACGAACGGACTTCCCCGTGCGTCTCTGTATTACCGCCAAGGCAATACCACGATCAATGGCGCCGCGTTCAACCAGACCGGGTACTTCGCGCTTGCGGGACGGCAGCAGTTCTTCGATTGGACAAGTGCGTCCGGTTCCCCCGGACCGTTCAGCCGGCTGCATCTGGTTGATGGCACGGGTTCCAATACACCAGGCATTTATGCCCCCACGCTTGGCTTCAGGGGCTGGCACCGCAACGGCATCACGATCACAGGGAACAGCGACCACATGTACTTCGGCCACAAGTACGGCGCAAGCAACGGGCAGGGCCAGGCGGTGCTGCAATGGAGCGAGGGAACGCTCGATGCGGACCGGCAATCGCTGAGCTTCCGTTTTGCGACCACGCCGGGTGCAGGCGGTGGCGCTGAGAGCGATGAGGGCCTCGAGGTCATGCGCCTCTGGCCGGAGAGCAACACCTCCGGCTACGTGGGCGTCGGCGATTTCGTTGGTGCCGCGCAGAACCCCAGCGAGCGGTTGGACCTGCTTGACCGGACCATCCGTTTGCGCAACTTCACGGACAACACCTACCTGAACAACACCTACGACCGCGTGCTGGTGGTGAACCCCTCCGATGGCCGTGTGCATTGGCGTGCGGCCAACACCCTAGGCATCGGCGATTGCGAATGGACGCTTCAAGGCTCAGCGGGCACCAACAGCGATGTGGCCACGGCCTATCTGGGCAATACGGGTTGCCCCCAGGAGGACCGTGCGGTCGGCATCGGCATCCAGCAACCGGCCTACAAGCTCGACGTGGACCACTCGGATGAGTATTTCCAACGGCCGGGCGGGCTGCGCGTGCGCGTGAAGACAGATAATGCAGGTTGGCGCTATGGCATCGATAGCTACGTAGAACCGATGGTGGGAGGGGCTGAATTGGAGTTCGCCGCCGGAGTGCTGTCCAACCTGAAGAACGTTGGTCGGTCAAGTGATGGTATAGCGGATGGCTATGCCGTATTCGCCCGGCACACCACCGATCAGAACCTGTTCGTGCGCAAGACTCATGGTGTGCATGGCGATGCATGGGCAGCAGCGGGCACCATCACTCTGGCGCATGGGGGTCTCTTCACTGCGCGCGTCACCGACGATGGCAACGTGTCGCGGAACTACGGCGTTTACGGCAGCGCCACGGGCGGCGCGGCGAACTTCAGCGTTTACGGGGCCTACCCAGGCGCAGGTGCGAATAATTGGGCGGGGTACTTCGATGGAGATGTCACGGTCAACGGCGCAGGTTATATCCCAGGAGGCACTTGGAACCCCTCTGATGAGTCGTTAAAGACGAATTTGGAGCCCATCATCGGTGCTTCAGACGTGATTGCAGCACTGAATCCGATGAGCTACGAGTTCTTAGTGGATGAGCATCCCAATGCAGGTCTGCCGGACGGCTATCAAGCTGGCCTTATGATCCAGGATGTCGAACCCCTGCTCCCGCACCTCGTGCGGGATGTCGCTGTGCCTGCTTTGCTCGATTCAATGGGGAACCAGCTTGCTCCGGCGGAGACCATCAAGGCGATGAACTACACTGGTTTGATCCCCTATCTCATCGGGGCCATCAAGGAGCAGCAAGCCACCATTTCGGCTATGCAGGAGCAACTCGCAGCCACGCAACAACTTGTTGCGAATTGCTGCGCCAACCCTGACGGTAGCGATCAGCGCTCCAGTACCGAGGTGGACGCCGAGAAACTCACCCCAACCCAAGAGCGCATGCTCCGCATCGCGCCCAACCCGTTCACGGACCGCACCACATTGTTCTGCACCCTCGAACGCTCGGGCCGCATGCAGTTGCTGGCCAACAGCGCCGATGGCCGCAGCCTCCTGGTGCTGAGCGAGGGCCAGCGCGAGGCCGGTGAGTTCCAGCACGAGTGGAGCACCGAGAACCTGGCACCCGGCGTGTATTACATCACCCTCTTGCTCGATGGCGAGCCGGTGGTGAAGCGCGCCGTGAAGGTGGGGCGGTAG
- the gap gene encoding type I glyceraldehyde-3-phosphate dehydrogenase, giving the protein MKVAINGFGRIGRVTARLLLQRNDAELVAVNDLADTRTMAHLFKYDSVHGVFGGEVSHDEAHLILDGKKIRSYAAKDPSALPWKELGIDIVIEGTGHFLTRESASAHLKAGAKRVILSAPAKDADIPSVVLGVNDHILKGDEPIISNASCTTNCAAPMIKGIHELCRIEDGFITTVHSFTGDQRLHDAPHKDLRRARAATVSMVPTTTGAAKAITRIFPELDGRLGGGGIRVPVPDGSITDITCRVKDLKTADEINAYFRSLAEGKLKGILRYTEDPIVSVDIVGDPHSCIFDAQLTSVVGNMVKVMGWYDNEYGYSSRLVDLVLRLGGSTK; this is encoded by the coding sequence ATGAAAGTAGCCATCAACGGATTCGGACGCATCGGACGTGTGACAGCACGTCTTCTGTTGCAGCGGAACGATGCGGAACTCGTTGCTGTGAACGACCTCGCGGATACGCGCACTATGGCGCACCTGTTCAAGTACGACAGCGTGCATGGCGTGTTCGGTGGAGAGGTATCGCATGACGAGGCGCACCTCATCCTCGACGGCAAGAAGATCAGGTCCTACGCGGCGAAGGATCCCTCCGCGTTGCCATGGAAGGAGCTCGGCATCGACATCGTGATCGAGGGCACGGGCCACTTCCTCACCCGCGAATCGGCCTCGGCGCATTTGAAGGCTGGCGCCAAGCGCGTGATCCTCTCCGCGCCCGCGAAGGATGCCGACATCCCCAGCGTGGTGCTAGGCGTGAATGACCACATCCTGAAAGGCGATGAGCCCATCATCAGCAACGCGAGCTGCACCACCAACTGCGCCGCGCCCATGATCAAGGGCATCCATGAACTCTGCCGCATCGAGGACGGATTCATCACCACCGTGCACAGTTTCACCGGCGACCAGCGCTTGCACGATGCGCCGCACAAGGACCTGCGCCGCGCGCGTGCCGCCACCGTGAGCATGGTGCCCACCACCACCGGCGCGGCCAAGGCCATCACGCGCATCTTCCCCGAGCTCGATGGTCGTCTCGGTGGCGGCGGCATCCGCGTACCCGTGCCCGATGGATCCATCACCGACATCACCTGCCGCGTGAAGGACCTGAAGACCGCCGACGAGATCAATGCATACTTCAGATCGCTCGCGGAGGGCAAGCTGAAAGGCATCCTGCGCTACACAGAGGATCCCATCGTGAGCGTGGACATCGTAGGCGATCCGCACAGCTGCATCTTCGACGCGCAGCTCACCAGCGTGGTGGGCAACATGGTGAAGGTGATGGGCTGGTACGACAATGAGTATGGCTACAGCAGCCGCTTGGTGGACCTGGTGTTGAGGCTGGGGGGCTCAACGAAGTAG
- a CDS encoding M1 family metallopeptidase, with the protein MKALAFQLFLLPCALTAQYFQQQVDFTISVRLDDERHILHGQESFAYSNNSPQALDTLWIHLWPNAYKTRGTALCEQMNRTGDLSLHFAKDGNCGAIDSLDFMVDGVKTQWGFHARHIDIGWLKLPTPVQPGARITVSTPFRVKIPDGRFSRLGHSDQAYYITQWYPKPAVYDATGWHPMPYLTQGEFYSEFGSFDVSITLPANYVVGATGLLQSEEERAWMDSLAAAPYVETQKFYLDKQRIKLNAIPPSSSRTKTIRFVQDRVHDFAWFADKRFIVRKGSVQLPRSGEEVTTWVMYTPKNAKVWDEAITYVNESVRFYSEHVGDYPYDACTAIDGTISAGGGMEYPTITVIGNMPDKQGLDNVIAHEVGHNWFYGILGSNERDHAWMDEGMNSFLELRYMRERYPGSGFSIGVPGLKKTAAHLSDPHRSQSELAYRLNARRNLDQPLSLSSDDFTSMNYGTGVYMKTALVMDHLMAYLGEEIMDKCLLAYFKEWRFKHPRPEDMKAVFERESGQDLNWVFEGLLRTDESTA; encoded by the coding sequence ATGAAAGCACTGGCCTTCCAGCTATTCCTGCTTCCGTGCGCGCTCACCGCCCAATACTTCCAGCAGCAGGTTGACTTCACCATCAGCGTCCGCCTCGATGACGAGCGGCACATCCTCCATGGGCAGGAATCGTTCGCGTACTCCAACAACAGCCCGCAGGCACTCGATACGCTCTGGATCCATCTCTGGCCCAACGCTTACAAGACGCGGGGAACGGCTCTCTGCGAGCAGATGAACCGCACGGGCGACCTCTCCCTCCACTTCGCCAAGGATGGCAATTGCGGAGCCATTGACAGCCTCGATTTCATGGTGGATGGCGTGAAAACGCAATGGGGCTTCCATGCGCGACACATCGACATCGGCTGGTTGAAACTGCCAACGCCAGTGCAGCCGGGAGCCAGGATCACCGTCAGCACGCCCTTCCGCGTCAAGATCCCTGACGGCAGATTCTCAAGGCTGGGGCATTCGGATCAGGCCTATTACATCACCCAATGGTACCCGAAGCCAGCGGTGTACGATGCCACCGGCTGGCACCCCATGCCCTACCTCACGCAAGGCGAATTCTACAGCGAGTTCGGCAGCTTCGATGTGAGCATCACATTGCCCGCGAACTATGTGGTGGGCGCCACGGGTTTGCTTCAAAGCGAAGAAGAACGCGCATGGATGGACTCCCTCGCGGCCGCGCCGTACGTGGAAACGCAGAAGTTCTACCTCGACAAGCAGCGGATTAAGCTGAATGCCATTCCACCCTCATCGTCCCGCACCAAGACAATCCGCTTCGTGCAGGACCGCGTGCACGACTTCGCATGGTTCGCCGATAAGCGATTCATCGTGCGCAAGGGCAGCGTGCAGCTCCCGCGCAGCGGCGAAGAAGTGACCACCTGGGTGATGTACACCCCGAAGAACGCGAAGGTCTGGGACGAGGCCATCACGTACGTGAACGAGAGCGTGCGCTTCTACAGCGAGCACGTAGGCGACTACCCATACGACGCCTGCACCGCCATCGATGGCACCATCAGTGCAGGCGGCGGCATGGAGTACCCCACGATCACCGTGATCGGCAACATGCCGGACAAGCAGGGCCTCGACAACGTGATCGCGCACGAGGTGGGGCACAACTGGTTCTATGGCATCCTGGGCAGCAACGAGCGCGACCATGCCTGGATGGACGAGGGCATGAACAGCTTCCTTGAGCTGCGCTACATGCGGGAGCGCTATCCCGGCAGCGGATTCAGCATCGGCGTACCGGGCTTGAAGAAAACTGCGGCCCACCTGAGCGACCCGCACCGTTCGCAGAGCGAGCTCGCCTACCGCTTGAACGCGCGCCGCAACCTCGACCAACCGCTCTCGCTCAGCAGCGACGACTTCACCAGCATGAACTACGGCACTGGCGTGTACATGAAGACCGCGCTGGTGATGGATCACCTGATGGCCTACCTCGGCGAGGAGATCATGGACAAGTGCCTGCTCGCCTACTTCAAGGAGTGGAGATTCAAGCATCCACGGCCGGAGGACATGAAGGCCGTGTTCGAGCGGGAGAGCGGACAAGACCTGAATTGGGTCTTCGAGGGCCTGCTGAGGACCGATGAAAGTACCGCGTGA
- a CDS encoding UDP-2,3-diacylglucosamine diphosphatase, which yields MSTGQRIYFLSDFHLGVPDAASSLAREMRICAFLDEAAKDATEICLLGDLFDFWFEWKRAVPRGHVRLLGRMADLSDRGIPVHLFIGNHDMWIFDYVPKETGVIVHREPIVREIAGKRFCIGHGDGLGPGDHGYKLIKSVFRNRMCQWLFARLHPNFALWLGDSLSGRSRKKSYENDREWLGGDKEWLVQYCKDELKRQHYDFMIFGHRHLPIDMEVGPGSRYVNLGDWISYFTYATFDGQELKLMKRTSDGPLSGDARITGGPAV from the coding sequence GTGAGCACAGGCCAGCGGATCTACTTCCTCAGCGACTTCCACCTCGGCGTGCCCGATGCAGCGAGCAGCTTGGCGCGGGAGATGCGAATCTGCGCCTTCCTCGACGAAGCCGCCAAGGATGCCACGGAGATCTGCTTGCTCGGCGACCTATTCGACTTCTGGTTCGAGTGGAAGCGCGCTGTGCCGCGCGGACATGTGCGGCTCCTGGGAAGAATGGCCGATCTCTCCGACCGTGGCATTCCCGTGCACCTCTTCATCGGCAACCACGACATGTGGATCTTCGATTACGTGCCGAAGGAGACGGGCGTGATCGTGCATCGCGAGCCTATCGTGCGCGAGATCGCGGGCAAGCGCTTCTGCATCGGCCATGGCGATGGCCTCGGTCCGGGAGACCACGGCTACAAGCTCATCAAGAGCGTGTTCCGCAATCGCATGTGCCAATGGCTCTTCGCGCGCCTGCACCCCAACTTCGCCTTATGGCTGGGTGATTCCCTCAGCGGCCGCAGCCGGAAGAAGAGCTATGAGAACGACCGGGAATGGCTCGGCGGCGACAAGGAGTGGCTCGTGCAGTACTGCAAGGACGAGCTGAAGAGGCAGCACTATGACTTCATGATATTCGGCCACCGGCACCTGCCCATCGACATGGAGGTCGGGCCCGGCTCACGCTACGTGAACCTCGGTGACTGGATCAGCTACTTCACCTACGCCACCTTCGATGGGCAGGAACTGAAGCTGATGAAGCGCACCAGTGATGGCCCGTTGAGCGGGGATGCGCGGATAACGGGCGGGCCGGCTGTTTGA
- a CDS encoding bifunctional UDP-3-O-[3-hydroxymyristoyl] N-acetylglucosamine deacetylase/3-hydroxyacyl-ACP dehydratase — protein MSDKQHTLKASATIKGVGLHTGEPVTLTLRPAPIGHGYKFQRTDLEGEPIIDADAELVTSTARGTTLGKGEAVVNTTEHVLSALYALNVDNCLLQLSGPEVPIMDGSAKAFVDAIEAVGLQEQDAPRNWYELKEPIWFETKERGTEMLGVPTPGGEFRITVMVDYNSPVLGTQHASMYRAEEFKTEIAPCRTFVFLRELEQLAKAGLIKGGDLDNAIVMEDREGTTKEQLMELAKLLGKEYREVEIRRNGVLNTTDLKFYNEPARHKLLDIVGDLALVGRPIKGHILAARPGHFGNTSFAKRIKELIREEEKTAGVRFDLAKTVFDINDIERLLPHRYPFLLIDRIVAMTEDTITGFKNVTFNEPFFTGHFPGNPVMPGVLQIEAMAQVGGIFALSQVPDPENYTTYFLKIDSVRYRRKVIPGDTLVFHLTLLSPIRRGIVHMKGLGYVNGQVVVEAEMMAQIARDKAPAATSKATDTPAPKATAIKA, from the coding sequence ATGAGCGACAAGCAGCACACCCTGAAGGCCAGCGCCACCATCAAAGGCGTGGGCCTTCACACCGGCGAACCAGTGACCCTCACCTTGCGGCCGGCTCCCATCGGGCATGGCTACAAGTTCCAGCGCACCGATCTGGAAGGTGAGCCCATCATCGATGCCGATGCCGAACTGGTGACCAGCACGGCGCGCGGCACCACCTTGGGCAAGGGCGAAGCCGTGGTGAACACCACTGAGCATGTGCTCAGCGCCTTGTATGCCCTGAACGTGGACAATTGCCTCTTGCAGCTATCCGGCCCTGAAGTGCCCATCATGGATGGCAGCGCCAAGGCCTTCGTGGATGCGATTGAAGCCGTTGGACTTCAGGAGCAGGATGCGCCGCGCAATTGGTACGAGCTCAAGGAACCGATCTGGTTCGAGACCAAGGAGCGCGGCACGGAGATGCTCGGCGTGCCAACCCCCGGCGGTGAGTTCCGCATCACCGTGATGGTCGATTACAATAGTCCGGTTCTCGGCACCCAGCACGCCAGCATGTACCGCGCAGAGGAATTCAAGACCGAGATCGCTCCGTGCCGCACCTTCGTGTTCCTGCGCGAACTGGAGCAACTCGCCAAGGCCGGCTTGATCAAGGGCGGCGATCTGGACAATGCCATCGTGATGGAGGACCGAGAGGGAACCACGAAGGAGCAGCTGATGGAACTGGCGAAGCTCCTGGGCAAGGAGTACCGCGAAGTGGAGATACGCCGCAACGGGGTGCTCAACACCACGGACCTCAAATTCTACAACGAGCCCGCGCGCCACAAGCTGCTCGATATCGTGGGCGACCTGGCGCTGGTGGGCCGCCCCATCAAGGGCCACATCCTCGCTGCACGGCCCGGGCATTTCGGCAACACGAGCTTCGCGAAGCGCATCAAGGAGCTGATCCGCGAGGAAGAGAAGACCGCTGGGGTGCGCTTCGACCTTGCGAAGACCGTCTTCGACATCAACGACATCGAGCGGCTGCTCCCGCACCGCTATCCTTTCCTCTTGATCGACCGCATCGTTGCCATGACGGAGGACACGATCACCGGCTTCAAGAACGTCACCTTCAACGAGCCCTTCTTCACCGGCCATTTCCCCGGGAATCCCGTGATGCCAGGCGTGCTCCAGATCGAGGCGATGGCGCAGGTGGGCGGCATCTTCGCCCTGAGCCAGGTGCCGGATCCGGAGAATTACACCACCTATTTCCTGAAGATCGACAGTGTGCGCTACCGCCGGAAGGTGATTCCGGGTGACACGCTTGTGTTCCACCTCACGCTGCTCTCGCCGATCAGGCGCGGCATCGTGCACATGAAGGGCCTTGGTTATGTGAATGGCCAGGTAGTCGTGGAAGCCGAGATGATGGCGCAGATCGCCCGGGACAAGGCGCCCGCCGCCACTTCCAAAGCCACCGACACCCCTGCGCCGAAGGCCACGGCGATCAAAGCATGA
- a CDS encoding DEAD/DEAH box helicase, with translation MASFDSLGLREEILRSLQQLGWDQPTPVQEKAIPHLLGSENDVVVLAQTGTGKTGAFGLPLLMDIDPGERCVQALILAPTRELCVQITGDLERFAQHLPGVKPVAVYGGASIRDQMRTISRGANIVVATPGRLLDLLGRKAVDLGGVQTVVLDEADEMLNMGFQEDLTEILQTTPADKRTWLFSATMGSEVRHIAKRYMRETQELQIGERNTTASAIRHQYCVVHARDRFAALKRFIDAEPELFAIVFCRTKHETQELASALIKDGFSADAIHGDLSQAQRDHVMGRYRARTLQLLIATDVAARGIDVNEVTHVIHFDLPGEAESYTHRSGRTARAGKTGISLSIIGLRDVSKVRQLERSLKTHFTYVRVPGGGDIGTAQVVAYMHKLKNVEVDHDALASILPTAHAELSAFSKEELIERFMSVAFNRLITQFRDLGDLNVDMSRKDHTARAERPSSRERFSTGRQMFINLGSADGFDKGKMLGYVCGVSGVQGDVIGRMLIKDVYSFVDVEPDHFEQVFNAFKGANYKGRKVRVDEAQGPGQGPARPHSDRPQEGGGYKGSGGYKGGGGFHKGPRDDRGGERPHQSSYRGPAERNDRGGFAKKGYFEPKPHRKGPRKP, from the coding sequence ATGGCGTCATTCGATTCGCTCGGTCTCCGCGAGGAGATCCTCCGCTCCCTTCAGCAACTTGGCTGGGACCAGCCCACACCGGTCCAGGAGAAGGCCATCCCGCACCTGCTCGGCAGCGAGAACGATGTGGTGGTGCTGGCCCAGACCGGAACCGGCAAGACCGGCGCCTTCGGCCTGCCCCTGCTCATGGACATCGATCCGGGCGAGCGCTGCGTTCAGGCCCTGATCCTGGCGCCCACGCGCGAGCTCTGCGTGCAGATCACCGGCGACCTGGAGCGCTTCGCGCAGCACCTGCCCGGCGTGAAGCCCGTGGCCGTATACGGCGGCGCCAGCATCCGCGACCAGATGCGCACCATCAGCCGGGGCGCCAACATCGTGGTGGCCACGCCCGGGCGCCTGCTCGATCTGCTCGGCCGAAAAGCGGTTGACCTCGGCGGCGTGCAGACCGTGGTACTGGACGAAGCCGATGAGATGCTCAACATGGGCTTCCAGGAGGACCTCACCGAGATCCTGCAGACCACGCCCGCAGACAAGCGCACCTGGCTCTTCAGCGCCACCATGGGCAGTGAGGTCCGGCACATCGCCAAGCGCTACATGCGCGAGACCCAGGAACTGCAGATCGGCGAGCGCAACACCACCGCATCAGCCATCCGCCACCAGTACTGCGTGGTGCATGCGCGCGACCGCTTCGCCGCGCTCAAGCGCTTCATCGATGCGGAGCCCGAGCTCTTCGCCATCGTGTTCTGCCGAACCAAGCATGAGACGCAGGAACTCGCTTCAGCCCTGATCAAGGACGGCTTCAGCGCGGACGCCATCCACGGCGACCTGAGCCAAGCGCAACGGGACCATGTGATGGGGCGCTATCGGGCGCGCACCTTGCAACTGCTCATTGCCACGGACGTGGCTGCCCGCGGCATCGACGTGAACGAGGTGACGCACGTGATCCACTTCGACCTTCCCGGTGAGGCTGAGAGCTACACCCATCGCAGCGGCCGCACCGCGCGCGCGGGAAAGACCGGCATCTCGCTCAGCATCATCGGCCTGCGCGATGTGAGCAAGGTCCGCCAGCTCGAACGCTCGTTGAAGACCCACTTCACCTATGTGCGCGTGCCCGGCGGCGGCGATATCGGCACCGCGCAGGTGGTGGCCTACATGCACAAGCTGAAGAACGTGGAAGTGGATCATGATGCCCTCGCTTCCATCCTGCCTACGGCCCATGCGGAGTTATCGGCCTTCAGCAAGGAGGAGCTGATCGAGCGCTTCATGAGCGTGGCGTTCAATCGCCTCATCACCCAGTTCCGCGACCTCGGGGACCTGAACGTGGACATGAGCCGCAAGGACCATACGGCACGCGCGGAGCGCCCCTCCTCGCGCGAGCGCTTCAGCACCGGCCGCCAGATGTTCATCAACCTGGGCAGCGCCGATGGCTTCGACAAGGGCAAGATGCTCGGTTACGTGTGCGGCGTGAGCGGCGTGCAGGGCGATGTGATCGGGCGCATGCTCATCAAGGATGTGTATTCATTCGTCGACGTGGAGCCTGACCACTTCGAGCAGGTCTTCAACGCTTTCAAGGGCGCCAATTACAAGGGCCGCAAAGTGCGCGTGGACGAAGCACAGGGCCCGGGCCAAGGTCCCGCGCGCCCTCACAGCGATCGCCCGCAAGAAGGTGGCGGGTACAAGGGGAGCGGCGGATACAAAGGCGGAGGAGGATTCCATAAGGGCCCACGCGACGATCGCGGGGGTGAACGCCCGCACCAGAGCAGCTATCGCGGGCCAGCCGAACGGAACGACCGAGGCGGCTTTGCCAAGAAGGGCTACTTCGAGCCCAAGCCGCATCGCAAGGGGCCGCGCAAGCCCTGA